In Ipomoea triloba cultivar NCNSP0323 chromosome 15, ASM357664v1, one genomic interval encodes:
- the LOC116006898 gene encoding uncharacterized protein LOC116006898, with the protein MKMQSSSSKAQAVVLLAVLLSAACQISTALIDGLLVNGNFEAPVKKTDLNGTIVTRHDAVPGWTVTGFVEYIQAGQKQGDMQLVVPEGFAAVRLGNEASIKQTLNVSKGMYYSITFCAARTCAQEERLNITVAPDSGVLPIQTLYSINGWDCYAWAFQAENAQAEIIIHNPGVEEDPACGPLIDSVAIRTLYPPKPTNVNLLKNWDFEEGPYVFPKVDTGVLCPPFTEDDHSPLPAWTVESLKAVKYIDAEHFSVPHGRRAVELVAGKESAVTQIARTVAGKFYDLTFLVGDASNKCEGSMVVEAFAGPSTLKVPYESKGQGGFKPAKLRFRATANRTRVMFFSTYYHTRSDDFVSLCGPVVDFVKLVSVRNPHRRLA; encoded by the exons ATGAAAATGCAGAGTAGTAGTTCAAAAGCGCAAGCGGTTGTTTTACTGGCGGTGCTGCTCTCCGCCGCCTGCCAAATCTCCACCGCCCTCATCGACG GACTACTAGTGAACGGAAACTTCGAAGCTCCGGTGAAGAAAACGGACCTAAACGGCACAATCGTGACCCGACACGACGCCGTTCCGGGATGGACCGTCACGGGGTTCGTGGAGTACATTCAGGCGGGGCAAAAGCAAGGCGACATGCAACTAGTGGTGCCGGAGGGCTTCGCCGCCGTGCGGCTGGGCAACGAGGCTTCAATCAAGCAAACGCTGAACGTCTCCAAAGGGATGTACTACTCCATCACGTTCTGCGCCGCCCGGACTTGCGCTCAGGAGGAGAGGCTGAACATCACGGTGGCGCCGGACTCCGGCGTGCTGCCCATCCAAACGCTGTACAGTATCAACGGCTGGGATTGCTACGCCTGGGCTTTCCAGGCTGAAAATGCCCAGGCTGAGATCATAATTCACAACCCCGGCGTGGAGGAGGACCCGGCTTGCGGTCCGCTCATCGATTCTGTTGCGATCCGAACATTGTATCCTCCCAAACCTACCAACG TGAACTTGTTAAAAAATTGGGATTTTGAGGAGGGCCCATACGTGTTTCCGAAGGTAGACACCGGCGTTCTTTGCCCGCCGTTCACGGAGGACGACCACTCGCCGCTACCGGCGTGGACGGTGGAGTCTCTGAAAGCCGTGAAATACATAGACGCGGAGCACTTCAGCGTGCCGCACGGCCGGAGGGCGGTGGAACTGGTGGCCGGGAAAGAGAGCGCCGTCACCCAGATCGCGCGCACCGTCGCCGGCAAATTCTACGACCTCACGTTCCTCGTCGGCGACGCCAGCAACAAGTGCGAGGGGTCCATGGTGGTCGAGGCCTTCGCAGGGCCCTCCACGCTCAAGGTCCCCTACGAGTCAAAGGGCCAAGGCGGCTTCAAACCGGCCAAGCTCCGGTTCAGGGCCACCGCGAACCGGACCCGGGTTATGTTCTTCAGCACGTATTATCACACCCGGAGCGACGATTTCGTCTCGCTCTGTGGCCCCGTCGTTGACTTCGTCAAACTCGTCAGCGTTCGTAACCCTCACCGGAGACTCGCCTGA
- the LOC116007043 gene encoding uncharacterized protein LOC116007043 isoform X2: MRLKSGYKVEVMNTSEVPISWHTAEVLRGDHYLVRLLGCSEEFSIHRSQMRSRQYWQDGKWVLLPKGSGNFKALKAHKLSSYNCHKKLNFQSPSSDHWANVRGGKECFASEDITRLQDSHVVSSRSLKRESPYYSSTVESYPGNSQKLRALETNCKRQRVVAPSQSLEKVDAVAYPRETLGEKYMHTSVNVISNGYNEMYEEKLHGVFCHSSSTTSEFSDSDSGSSVGSCSVASNSQINPGFHFVPVHRKVSDALVSDAESVCPLGDEDSSHSLLPDDGLGETIHRLELQAYRCTLQALYASGPLTWEKEALLTNLLTELHISDDEHLTELKNLISAKAPYDN; the protein is encoded by the exons ATGAGGCTTAAAAGTGGTTACAAAGTGGAGGTAATGAACACCTCGGAGGTGCCAATCTCGTGGCATACTGCTGAG GTTTTGAGAGGAGATCATTATTTGGTGAGACTACTTGGATGCTCTGAGGAATTTTCCATCCACAGATCACAGATGAGAAGCCGACAATATTGGCAAGATGGAAAATGGGTTTTGCTGCCTAAG GGTTCTGGAAATTTTAAAGCTCTAAAAGCACATAAATTATCATCTTATAATTGTCATAAAAAGTTGAACTTCCAGTCACCTTCATCTGATCATTGGGCTAATGTACGTGGAGGAAAGGAGTGTTTTGCCTCTGAAGACATCACTAGATTGCAGGACTCTCATGTGGTCTCTTCAAGATCCTTGAAGCGGGAGTCTCCTTACTACTCATCCACTGTTGAATCATATCCTGGAAACTCTCAGAAGCTAAGAGCCTTGGAGACAAATTGCAAGAGACAAAGAGTAGTAGCTCCATCACAATCACTTGAAAAGGTAGATGCTGTTGCTTACCCAAGAGAAACACTGGGTGAAAAATACATGCATACTTCCGTTAATGTTATATCAAATGGATATAATGAAATGTACGAAGAAAAACTACATGGTGTCTTTTGTCATTCCTCATCGACAACCTCAGAATTTAGTGATTCTGATAGTGGTAGCTCTGTTGGTAGTTGTAGTGTTGCTAGCAATAGTCAAATTAATCCTGGTTTCCATTTTGTTCCAGTTCATCGTAAAGTGTCAGATGCCCTTGTCAGTGATGCAGAGTCAGTTTGTCCTTTAGGAGATGAGGATTCAAGTCATTCCCTTCTTCCAGATGATGGTTTGGGAGAAACTATTCATAGGTTAGAGTTGCAAGCTTATCGCTGCACTCTGCAGGCATTATATGCTTCTGGACCCTTAACTTGGGAAAAAGAAGCATTATTAACAAATCTCCTTACTGAACTCCATATTTCAGATGATGAACATTTGACAGAGCTAAAAAACCTAATATCTGCTAAGGCACCATATGATAATTAG
- the LOC116007043 gene encoding uncharacterized protein LOC116007043 isoform X1, protein MRLKSGYKVEVMNTSEVPISWHTAEVLSGNDHTYTVRYDSCSMFRSPSRKVKIPRKLIRPCPPPVRSGENWVVGDLVEVCLSNEEYSWKVACVLKVLRGDHYLVRLLGCSEEFSIHRSQMRSRQYWQDGKWVLLPKGSGNFKALKAHKLSSYNCHKKLNFQSPSSDHWANVRGGKECFASEDITRLQDSHVVSSRSLKRESPYYSSTVESYPGNSQKLRALETNCKRQRVVAPSQSLEKVDAVAYPRETLGEKYMHTSVNVISNGYNEMYEEKLHGVFCHSSSTTSEFSDSDSGSSVGSCSVASNSQINPGFHFVPVHRKVSDALVSDAESVCPLGDEDSSHSLLPDDGLGETIHRLELQAYRCTLQALYASGPLTWEKEALLTNLLTELHISDDEHLTELKNLISAKAPYDN, encoded by the exons ATGAGGCTTAAAAGTGGTTACAAAGTGGAGGTAATGAACACCTCGGAGGTGCCAATCTCGTGGCATACTGCTGAGGTACTTTCTGGAAATGATCATACCTACACTGTGAGATATGATTCTTGTTCCATGTTTAGAAGTCCATCAAGGAAGGTGAAAATTCCTAGGAAGCTTATTAGACCTTGCCCCCCTCCAGTCCGAAGTGGAGAAAATTGGGTAGTTGGTGACCTTGTGGAGGTATGTTTATCTAATGAAGAATACTCATGGAAAGTTGCATGTGTTCTCAAGGTTTTGAGAGGAGATCATTATTTGGTGAGACTACTTGGATGCTCTGAGGAATTTTCCATCCACAGATCACAGATGAGAAGCCGACAATATTGGCAAGATGGAAAATGGGTTTTGCTGCCTAAG GGTTCTGGAAATTTTAAAGCTCTAAAAGCACATAAATTATCATCTTATAATTGTCATAAAAAGTTGAACTTCCAGTCACCTTCATCTGATCATTGGGCTAATGTACGTGGAGGAAAGGAGTGTTTTGCCTCTGAAGACATCACTAGATTGCAGGACTCTCATGTGGTCTCTTCAAGATCCTTGAAGCGGGAGTCTCCTTACTACTCATCCACTGTTGAATCATATCCTGGAAACTCTCAGAAGCTAAGAGCCTTGGAGACAAATTGCAAGAGACAAAGAGTAGTAGCTCCATCACAATCACTTGAAAAGGTAGATGCTGTTGCTTACCCAAGAGAAACACTGGGTGAAAAATACATGCATACTTCCGTTAATGTTATATCAAATGGATATAATGAAATGTACGAAGAAAAACTACATGGTGTCTTTTGTCATTCCTCATCGACAACCTCAGAATTTAGTGATTCTGATAGTGGTAGCTCTGTTGGTAGTTGTAGTGTTGCTAGCAATAGTCAAATTAATCCTGGTTTCCATTTTGTTCCAGTTCATCGTAAAGTGTCAGATGCCCTTGTCAGTGATGCAGAGTCAGTTTGTCCTTTAGGAGATGAGGATTCAAGTCATTCCCTTCTTCCAGATGATGGTTTGGGAGAAACTATTCATAGGTTAGAGTTGCAAGCTTATCGCTGCACTCTGCAGGCATTATATGCTTCTGGACCCTTAACTTGGGAAAAAGAAGCATTATTAACAAATCTCCTTACTGAACTCCATATTTCAGATGATGAACATTTGACAGAGCTAAAAAACCTAATATCTGCTAAGGCACCATATGATAATTAG
- the LOC116005962 gene encoding putative late blight resistance protein homolog R1A-10 yields MAFVVVTSLLEIVEQQLLKPNSCMIIDDREMIMLLSGKLRFLQAFLEEFGTKTDDPQAKQILDAEIRDVVAEAEGKIESKLREVYLAANRGKCVVETCKGLHQTLQQVVKDIEAVELKTLVQKTNITSLVGSSTNDFKEENIMVVGTSQNAVESEDEIIVGFDDEIETIRNRFFCQQEVEVISLVGVGGIGKTTLAKKLYTLYQIREHFQIQAWVFVSKEHNVKEMLIGLLRCILPITSEISNKDNAQLVAHICGSLMGRRYFIVLDNIWSTAAWDAIQGCFPHNSNGSRILITTRLEKVAAYICPGVLPHFIKLQTTVCSWKLFRSKVLGERAFFSPEFEQLGLHIVQQCRGLPLSILVIAGLLTTAKRSLKIWRQVAKALDGIESDDNNRTSRILSLSYNYLPSHLKACFLYFGVLPEGRDIPIKKLINLWIVEGFLKPEKNKSLEGVAESYLQDLITRSLVQIEKRSIDGKSKSCMIHEQLHEICVREAKKENMLSVIDENHNLESSRWVSYGSSHWPITQASHGNQISNKIRSIILHTSKDVYLSKCKFAHPCFKLLRVLDLSLITYSHGTPSGIEDLVHLRYLALRTIGSLYKFQLFKLQNLQILIVCSWMKEYTLQLPCDILDLPQLRHLHLEKRSSQYLPSLVRENLQTLYWLKVASSDQKPNFRMVPNLKELGIYIEGELAPSCLKSLIYLHLLEKLKFEMGRNGLFYLPNSFPPNLKKLTLRYTYLPWEKMDIISKLPNLESLKLKDFAFCGPKWEPKKGGFRRLNVLLIACSNLRFWTVISDHFPVLTCLVLRYCWDLEKVPIAFAEIETLKLIVLESCYSSLVCSAYDFRRRVAPRRICIRDLGTKVELPNNKSYEELSVVLPNNESTAEGGSVELPMKKVLKALKKKVLNALKMNKM; encoded by the exons ATGGCTTTTGTTGTTGTAACATCTCTACTGGAAATAGTAGAGCAACAGCTTTTGAAGCCCAATTCATGTATGATTATTGATGATAGAGAAATGATCATGTTGTTGTCTGGCAAGCTCCGCTTTTTGCAAGCGTTTCTAGAGGAATTTGGTACAAAAACAGATGATCCTCAGGCTAAGCAAATTTTGGATGCAGAGATCAGAGATGTGGTTGCTGAAGCAGAAGGTAAAATTGAATCAAAATTGAGAGAAGTTTATTTGGCAGCTAACAGAGGAAAGTGTGTAGTTGAGACTTGTAAAGGACTTCATCAGACCTTGCAACAAGTAGTAAAAGATATTGAGGCAGTTGAACTAAAGACCCTGGTGCAAAAAACAAATATCACCTCACTTGTTGGTTCTTCAACAAATGATTTCAAGGAAGAGAACATCATGGTTGTGGGAACTTCACAAAATGCTGTAGAGTCTGAGGATGAAATTATTGTAGGGTTCGACGATGAAATAGAGACAATAAGGAACAGGTTTTTTTGTCAACAAGAAGTTGAAGTTATCTCACTTGTGGGGGTAGGAGGCATTGGAAAAACTACTTTAGCCAAAAAGTTGTATACACTTTATCAAATTCGGGAGCACTTTCAAATTCAAGCATGGGTTTTTGTGTCTAAAGAACATAATGTAAAAGAAATGCTCATTGGTCTTTTACGATGTATTTTGCCAATCACGAGTGAAATCTCCAACAAAGACAATGCTCAGTTAGTAGCACATATATGCGGAAGTTTAATGGGTCGGAGGTATTTCATTGTCTTAGACAACATATGGAGCACCGCCGCTTGGGATGCTATCCAAGGATGTTTTCCACATAATTCTAATGGAAGTCGAATCTTGATAACTACTCGGCTAGAAAAGGTGGCTGCATATATTTGCCCAGGTGTGCTTCCACACTTCATCAAATTGCAAACTACAGTTTGTAGCTGGAAATTATTCCGGTCGAAGGTGCTTGGGGAAAGAGCTTTTTTCTCCCCCGAATTTGAGCAACTTGGGTTACATATTGTTCAGCAATGCCGTGGATTACCACTATCAATTCTTGTGATTGCTGGACTTCTAACCACCGCCAAAAGGTCATTAAAAATATGGAGACAAGTTGCTAAAGCTTTGGATGGAATAGAAAGTGATGATAATAATAGAACTTCAAGAATACTTTCATTGAGCTACAACTACTTGCCCAGTCATTTGAAAGCTTGCTTTCTTTATTTTGGAGTTCTCCCTGAAGGCAGGGACATTCCTATTAAGAAACTAATCAACTTATGGATTGTAGAGGGATTTCTGAAGCCAGAGAAGAATAAAAGTTTGGAAGGAGTGGCAGAGAGTTACTTGCAAGATCTTATTACTAGAAGTTTAGTTCAAATTGAGAAGCGAAGTATTGATGGCAAAAGCAAGTCATGTATGATTCATGAGCAATTGCATGAGATTTGTGTGAGAGAAGCTAAAAAGGAGAACATGTTGTCCGTCATTGATGAAAATCATAATCTAGAATCTAGTCGTTGGGTAAGCTATGGATCAAGTCATTGGCCAATCACTCAAGCAAGTCATGGGAACCAAATTTCCAATAAAATCCGTTCCATTATTCTTCACACAAGTAAAGATGTATACCTTTCTAAATGCAAGTTTGCACATCCATGTTTCAAATTGCTAAGAGTATTGGATTTATCTTTAATAACATACTCTCATGGCACCCCTAGTGGGATTGAGGATTTGGTTCATTTGAGATACCTAGCTTTAAGGACTATAGGTTCTCTTTACAAATTTCAATTGTTTAAGCTTCAAAATTTGCAAATTCTCATTGTTTGTTCATGGATGAAAGAATATACTTTGCAACTGCCATGCGATATTTTGGATTTGCCACAGTTAAGGCACTTGCACCTTGAAAAGAGATCTTCACAATACCTCCCAAGCTTGGTTCGAGAAAATCTACAAACTCTTTATTGGTTAAAAGTTGCTAGCTCGGACCAAAAACCAAACTTTAGAATGGTTCCAAACCTAAAGGAACTAGGGATTTACATTGAGGGTGAATTGGCGCCTAGTTGTCTTAAGAGCCTCATCTATTTACATCTACTTGAgaagttaaaatttgaaatgggAAGAAATGGGCTCTTTTATCTTCCTAATAGTTTTCCACCAAACCTAAAAAAGTTGACACTTCGTTATACCTATCTTCCTTGGGAGAAGATGGATATAATTAGCAAATTGCCCAACCTTGAGTCATTGAAAttgaaggattttgctttttgCGGTCCAAAGTGGGAACCAAAGAAGGGGGGCTTTCGGAGATTAAATGTACTGCTTATCGCGTGTTCAAATCTCAGATTCTGGACTGTAATTTCTGATCATTTCCCAGTTCTCACGTGCCTAGTCCTAAGATATTGCTGGGATTTAGAAAAAGTTCCAATTGCTTTTGCAGAAATTGAAACACTGAAATTAATTGTGTTAGAAAGCTGTTATTCTTCTCTTGTATGTTCTGCATACGACTTTCGACGGAGGGTAGCTCCTCGTAGAATTTGTATTCGCGATCTCGGAACTAAG GTTGAATTGCCAAATAATAAAAGCTATGAAGAATTAAGTGTTGTGTTGCCAAATAATGAAAGCACTGCAGAAGGAGGAAGTGTTGAATTGCCAATGAAGAAAGTGTTgaaagctttgaagaagaaagttttGAATGCTCTAAAGATGAATAAAATGTGA
- the LOC116005963 gene encoding putative late blight resistance protein homolog R1B-14 — MLDTEIQDVATKAEGQIGSKLRLLYLAANANSNAKGGDECLVEEACQQLYQTMQQVLKDIKAVEVRILMLKPNLLSSSTNDFQGDNIMVGVYSPSPSDLIPEDTPIIGLDPEAWEVVKMLIYKGSPLKREVIAMCGLGGIGKTTLAKMVYEHREVRHYFHIRAWTVVSREHNVKEMLIHLLDCILPVTTEISNKDEVELAEQLRKSLVGKRYLIVLDDMWTVKAWDVIQLCFPNNFNGSRILITTRLREVCTYLSEQIFDVRSLSTEECWQIIKRKAFGNRGYTSVSYESYGRSFSRQCKGIPLAAVLIAGLLATTNNSLEIWGNISETLHRKKVINYKDVGLEAITSVCYDFLPNHLKACFLYFGIFPEDSSIPFTKLINLLVAEGFLKPERNRSLEEVAKSYLYDLINRNLVQINKRSVDGKIKRCIIHDKVHEMCLREAKKKNIMSLLNEKHALEVCRWISCQSSYWPITQASFENHTFDGIRSILYFGRYFYLSRCRLVYPFLKLLRVLDLSLLKYSHGMPSGIADLIHLRYLALSTIGSVYKFRFSKLQNLQTLIVSSWMGGCYLQLPSNILDLLQLRHLHLEKRYSQCFPSLIQENLQTLYWLKVASSDQNKNFKMFPQLKELGIYIEGELVHGCLESFVHLHLLEKLKVEIRWVERFYLPTSFPPNLKQLTLRYTYVPWKEIHIVSKLPNLETLKLKDFAFCGSKWEQTEMRFKILKVLLISCLDFTHWNASANHFPILEKLVLKYCWELKQVPIDFANIKTLKSIVLESCYSSLVNSAHDIERRKWTNRRAFFVVNDLGTKVELPNNDCSEENSVEFPNNEGTEGGSVQLPEKKVLKSLSEEGKF, encoded by the exons ATGTTGGACACTGAGATCCAAGATGTAGCTACTAAAGCGGAAGGTCAAATAGGATCTAAACTAAGGCTACTTTATTTGGCAGCTAATGCTAATTCTAATGCTAAAGGAGGAGATGAGTGTTTAGTTGAGGAGGCTTGTCAACAGCTTTATCAGACAATGCAACAAGTACTCAAAGATATTAAGGCAGTTGAAGTAAGGATCCTGATGCTAAAACCAAACTTACTAAGTTCATCAACAAATGATTTCCAGGGAGACAACATCATGGTTGGTGTTTACTCCCCAAGCCCAAGTGATTTAATCCCTGAGGATACACCCATAATTGGACTTGATCCGGAAGCATGGGAAGTAGTGAAGATGCTCATATATAAGGGGTCACCATTGAAACGAGAAGTTATAGCAATGTGTGGGCTGGGAGGCATTGGGAAGACCACATTAGCCAAAATGGTTTATGAACATCGTGAAGTTAGGCATTACTTTCACATTCGAGCATGGACTGTTGTGTCTCGAGAACATAATGTAAAAGAGATGCTCATTCACCTTTTGGATTGTATTTTGCCAGTCACTACTGAAATCTCCAACAAAGATGAGGTTGAGCTAGCAGAGCAATTACGCAAAAGTTTGGTGGGTAAGAGGTATTTAATTGTCTTAGATGATATGTGGACTGTTAAAGCATGGGATGTCATTCAATTATGTTTTCCAAATAATTTCAATGGAAGTCGGATTCTAATAACTACTCGATTAAGAGAGGTGTGTACATACTTATCTGAACAAATTTTTGACGTGAGGTCCCTTTCAACCGAGGAATGTTggcaaataattaaaagaaaggCGTTTGGGAATAGAGGTTATACATCCGTTTCCTATGAGTCATATGGAAGAAGTTTTAGTAGACAATGCAAGGGAATACCCCTGGCAGCTGTTTTGATTGCTGGACTTCTAGCTACGACTAACAATTCGTTAGAAATATGGGGAAATATTTCTGAAACTTTGCACCGTAAAaaggtaataaattataaagacGTCGGTTTGGAAGCGATTACATCTGTGTGTTACGATTTCTTGCCAAATCATCTAAAAGCTTGCTTTCTTTATTTTGGAATTTTCCCTGAAGATAGCAGTATTCCTTTTACGAAACTAATCAACTTGTTGGTTGCTGAGGGATTTCTAAAGCCAGAAAGAAATAGGAGTTTGGAAGAAGTGGCAAAAAGTTACTTGTATGATCTCATTAATAGAAATCTAGTTCAAATTAACAAGCGAAGTGTTGATGGCAAGATTAAGAGATGTATAATTCATGATAAAGTTCATGAGATGTGTCTGAGAGAAGCTAAAAAGAAGAACATTATGTCTCTTCTCAATGAAAAACATGCTCTAGAAGTTTGTCGTTGGATAAGTTGTCAATCAAGTTATTGGCCAATCACTCAAGCAAGTTTTGAGAATCACACTTTCGATGGAATCCGTTCTATTCTATACTTCGGAAGATATTTCTACCTTTCAAGATGTCGGTTGGTGTACCCATTTTTGAAACTGCTAAGAGTATTGGATTTATCTTTACTTAAATACTCTCACGGCATGCCTAGTGGAATAGCGGATTTAATTCATTTGAGATACTTGGCTTTAAGCACCATAGGTTCTGTTTATAAGTTTAGATTCTCTAAGCTTCAAAATTTGCAAACTCTCATTGTTTCTTCATGGATGGGAGGATGTTATTTGCAACTGCCAAGTAATATTTTGGATTTGTTACAGTTGAGGCACTTGCATCTTGAAAAAAGATATTCACAGTGTTTCCCAAGCTTGATTCAAGAAAATTTGCAAACTCTTTATTGGTTGAAAGTTGCTAGCTcagatcaaaataaaaattttaaaatgtttccACAATTGAAGGAACTAGGGATTTACATTGAAGGTGAGTTGGTGCATGGTTGTCTTGAGAGCTTTGTTCATTTACATCTACTTGAGAAATTGAAGGTTGAAATAAGATGGGTGGAACGCTTTTATCTTCCTACTTCCTTTCCTCCAAATCTTAAACAGTTGACACTTCGCTATACTTATGTGCCATGGAAGGAGATACACATTGTTAGTAAGTTGCCCAACTTGGAGACTCTCAAACTAAAGGATTTTGCATTTTGCGGCTCAAAGTGGGAACAAACAGAGATgagatttaaaatattaaaggtGCTTCTCATTTCATGTTTAGATTTCACACATTGGAATGCAAGTGCTAATCATTTTCCTATTTTGGAGAAATTAGTCCTGAAATATTGTTGGGAATTAAAACAAGTTCCAATTGATTTTGCCAACATCAAAACATTGAAATCAATTGTGCTAGAGAGTTGTTATTCTTCTCTTGTGAATTCTGCACATGACATTGAAAGGAGGAAATGGACAAATCGACGTGCATTTTTTGTTGTTAATGATCTTGGAACTAAG GTTGAATTGCCAAATAATGACTGCTCTGAAGAAAACAGTGTTGAATTCCCAAATAATGAAGGCACCGAGGGAGGAAGTGTTCAATTGCCAGAGAAGAAAGTACTGAAATCTCTATCTGAAGAAGGAAAGTTTTAA